A section of the Coriobacteriia bacterium genome encodes:
- a CDS encoding SDR family oxidoreductase translates to MLAGKVGIVTGGGSGIGREAALLMAGEGAKVVVSDVVDDHGAETVAMIEAAGGTASFMHADVADPAHADALVKFAVDTYGALHLAVNNAGIGGPAGLTGEYPIDGWQKVIDINLSGVFYGMRAQLPAMVAAGGGSIVNISSILGFVGFAMSSAYVAAKHGVVGLTQNAALEYATQGVRVNSVHPGFIETPLVSSAGIQKGDDTYNFIASKHAMGRFGTPQEVAEVIVWLLTDKASFVTGSQYVVDGGYLAQ, encoded by the coding sequence TTGCTCGCAGGTAAGGTTGGAATCGTCACGGGTGGCGGTTCGGGAATCGGGCGTGAAGCCGCGCTTCTCATGGCTGGCGAGGGCGCCAAGGTCGTTGTCTCTGACGTCGTCGACGATCACGGTGCCGAGACAGTCGCCATGATCGAGGCCGCTGGCGGGACTGCTTCGTTCATGCACGCGGACGTCGCCGATCCCGCCCACGCAGACGCCCTCGTCAAGTTCGCGGTCGACACGTACGGTGCGCTGCATCTCGCCGTCAACAACGCCGGAATCGGTGGGCCCGCCGGCCTGACCGGCGAGTACCCGATAGATGGATGGCAGAAGGTCATCGACATCAATCTCTCCGGCGTCTTCTACGGCATGCGTGCCCAGCTACCCGCCATGGTTGCTGCGGGTGGAGGCTCGATCGTCAACATCAGCTCGATCCTCGGATTCGTGGGCTTCGCGATGTCGAGCGCGTACGTTGCTGCGAAGCACGGCGTGGTCGGTCTGACTCAGAACGCCGCGCTTGAGTACGCGACGCAAGGCGTGCGAGTGAACTCGGTGCACCCCGGCTTCATCGAGACGCCGCTGGTCTCGAGCGCGGGCATCCAGAAGGGTGACGATACCTACAACTTCATCGCATCGAAGCACGCGATGGGCAGGTTCGGGACTCCGCAGGAGGTCGCCGAGGTGATCGTGTGGCTGCTCACCGACAAGGCATCGTTCGTCACCGGCAGCCAGTACGTCGTCGACGGCGGTTACCTGGCGCAGTAG